The Vibrio sp. SNU_ST1 genome has a segment encoding these proteins:
- a CDS encoding HD domain-containing phosphohydrolase, with protein sequence MANTKISLRFTVGGMFLLATVLTAIVAVSLQYYFSNKMATEHTLSKLTMVSQDLSDYIGNVDSDAINTARLLSSVHRSISHQISREESRGILSEAIKDNPLFYSIYIGSSNERFFQIINLESSPLVREKIGADSSDRWVVIEISDREEGRIRTTKYYDLEFNLRDSKSEPSNYFPTTRPWYVSANTETVEKTQPYLFQHLQITGQTYSLAFESKAVGDTQHVIGIDIVLSSLASKLSASALGLEEDSQVESFLYSKSGNIIASNRNTEMGKALPQASKIDWSAQQKAVIESASPLLFSNQSDWGPMDFAVSGQPHGYAIDLLKMISEMSGVKFEFVNGFSWAELTGKFHEGSIDGLHSIQNYESNGVKGLYTDAIYELPFSVATQKSAQVVSNYGDLSGKKVAILSGWSVIPQLRKDFPNIELVEFPSMELAFDAVDRGESFAVLDAKPVLEFSLDKFFHARLKVNEVLLDLKANYPNQFHIVLQNKHQQLLPILNQAIRALTDEQKAVLSQKWFHHHALNSGTTIPYAELYERTATATTEGEMVKILLKGEPKRLYLKKIETGEHYSEYFAVAIPEEEIYSAVNKRLVTSIGVTVLLMSLTLPVAWIFGAPIVRPIRQLKAETQKIRQRDYDNVSVLNTRIKEVWELSVAVKGMAAEIKRHEQTQEAFVESFIKLIAQAIDDKSAYTAGHCNRVPELGLMLADAAEKSQSEHFIDFKFENDDERREFRIAAWLHDCGKITTPEHIVDKGTKLEANYNRIHEVRTRFEVLWRDAEITALRKQLEGTLPTQQITDELAATKQQLQDDFAFIATSNVGGEFMSDDKVTRIRAIAETTWTRNFDDQLGLSPIEALNREPSLSLPAIEPLLSDKPEHIVKRDRPLEFDPKHQIKMDVPEHLYNLGEVYNLSIARGTLTAEDRFKINEHMLGTIKMLENLPFPKELSRVPRYASTHHETLKGTGYPRKLTGDDLSIPERILVISDIFEALTAADRPYKKAKPISVAVDIMYKMALDEHLDIELFRLFLTSGTHLRYAEEYLKSEQIDFVDINKYLEVTRQIA encoded by the coding sequence ATGGCAAACACAAAAATCTCGTTGCGGTTTACCGTTGGAGGGATGTTTCTACTTGCGACGGTGCTGACGGCGATCGTGGCGGTTTCACTTCAATATTACTTCAGTAATAAAATGGCGACAGAGCATACCTTGTCCAAGTTGACCATGGTATCTCAGGACTTGAGCGACTATATCGGTAACGTCGACTCAGACGCGATAAATACCGCTCGATTACTCTCTTCCGTACATCGCTCTATTAGCCATCAAATTTCTCGCGAAGAGTCGCGTGGGATCCTCTCTGAAGCCATAAAAGATAACCCTCTTTTTTACAGTATTTATATAGGCTCTTCTAACGAGCGCTTCTTCCAAATTATCAATCTAGAATCTTCTCCTTTAGTGAGAGAAAAAATTGGTGCTGATAGCTCGGACCGTTGGGTTGTCATTGAAATTAGCGACAGAGAAGAAGGGCGGATTCGTACGACTAAGTATTATGACCTAGAGTTTAACCTCAGAGATTCAAAGTCTGAACCAAGCAATTACTTTCCTACGACACGGCCTTGGTATGTCTCTGCGAATACGGAGACTGTTGAAAAAACACAGCCTTATCTTTTTCAGCATCTTCAGATTACGGGGCAAACTTATTCATTAGCTTTTGAATCAAAAGCCGTTGGTGACACGCAACATGTGATCGGCATCGATATCGTCTTATCTTCTTTAGCGAGTAAGTTGTCCGCAAGTGCGTTGGGTTTAGAGGAGGATAGTCAGGTTGAATCCTTCTTATACTCAAAGTCAGGTAACATTATTGCGTCTAATCGAAATACTGAAATGGGAAAAGCACTTCCTCAAGCAAGTAAAATCGATTGGTCTGCTCAACAAAAAGCCGTAATTGAGAGCGCGTCTCCTTTGTTATTCTCTAATCAAAGCGATTGGGGACCAATGGATTTCGCAGTGTCTGGACAGCCACACGGTTATGCGATTGATCTTCTGAAAATGATTAGCGAGATGAGTGGTGTTAAGTTCGAGTTCGTTAATGGCTTTTCTTGGGCTGAGTTAACGGGCAAGTTTCATGAGGGAAGTATCGATGGTTTGCATTCTATTCAGAATTACGAAAGTAACGGGGTAAAAGGCTTATATACGGATGCTATCTACGAGTTGCCTTTCTCTGTTGCAACCCAAAAAAGCGCACAAGTCGTCTCAAACTACGGAGACCTCAGCGGCAAAAAGGTGGCGATTTTATCTGGATGGTCGGTTATTCCTCAACTAAGAAAAGATTTTCCAAATATTGAACTTGTTGAATTTCCTAGTATGGAATTGGCATTTGACGCAGTTGATCGTGGTGAGAGCTTTGCAGTACTCGACGCAAAGCCAGTGCTTGAATTTTCTTTGGATAAATTTTTCCATGCAAGATTGAAAGTTAATGAAGTGCTGTTGGACCTCAAAGCTAATTACCCAAACCAGTTCCACATTGTGTTGCAAAACAAACATCAGCAGCTCTTACCTATCCTAAACCAAGCGATTCGCGCACTCACAGATGAACAGAAAGCAGTGTTATCCCAAAAATGGTTTCATCATCATGCCCTTAATTCCGGTACAACCATTCCTTATGCTGAGCTTTATGAACGAACTGCAACGGCTACGACCGAAGGCGAAATGGTTAAGATTTTGCTTAAAGGCGAGCCCAAGCGCCTTTATCTGAAAAAAATTGAGACAGGTGAGCACTATTCTGAATATTTTGCCGTTGCGATACCTGAAGAGGAAATCTACAGCGCGGTCAACAAGCGACTTGTCACGTCTATTGGTGTGACAGTGCTATTGATGAGCTTAACTTTGCCTGTAGCTTGGATATTTGGTGCGCCAATTGTTCGACCTATCCGTCAACTTAAAGCCGAAACTCAAAAGATTAGGCAGCGTGATTATGACAATGTTTCAGTACTTAATACGCGAATTAAAGAGGTATGGGAACTGTCTGTTGCGGTGAAAGGTATGGCTGCAGAGATTAAGCGGCATGAACAGACACAAGAAGCGTTTGTGGAGTCGTTTATTAAGCTTATCGCTCAAGCTATCGATGATAAGTCTGCTTATACGGCTGGGCATTGTAACCGTGTACCAGAACTGGGCTTGATGTTGGCTGATGCGGCTGAAAAATCACAGTCTGAGCACTTCATAGATTTTAAGTTTGAAAATGATGATGAGCGCCGTGAGTTTAGAATTGCTGCGTGGCTTCATGATTGTGGCAAGATCACGACACCGGAACACATCGTCGATAAAGGTACGAAGCTAGAAGCTAACTATAACCGAATTCACGAGGTGAGAACGCGGTTTGAGGTACTTTGGCGTGATGCGGAAATTACGGCTTTGAGGAAACAACTTGAAGGCACGCTACCAACGCAACAGATAACCGATGAGCTTGCAGCGACGAAGCAACAACTACAAGATGACTTTGCTTTTATCGCGACATCAAACGTTGGTGGCGAGTTCATGAGCGATGACAAAGTCACTCGTATCCGCGCAATAGCTGAGACGACTTGGACGCGTAACTTTGATGATCAACTTGGTCTATCACCTATCGAGGCGTTGAATCGAGAGCCAAGTTTAAGCTTGCCAGCTATAGAGCCACTGTTAAGTGATAAGCCTGAGCATATAGTGAAAAGAGATCGACCGTTAGAGTTTGACCCAAAACATCAAATAAAAATGGATGTTCCTGAGCACTTATACAACTTAGGTGAAGTCTATAATCTGAGCATTGCACGCGGCACGTTAACTGCTGAAGACAGATTTAAGATAAACGAGCACATGCTTGGCACGATTAAGATGCTTGAGAATCTACCATTCCCTAAAGAGCTAAGCCGTGTTCCTCGCTATGCATCGACGCACCATGAAACACTCAAAGGTACAGGCTATCCAAGGAAGTTGACTGGTGACGATCTTTCAATCCCAGAACGCATTCTGGTGATCTCCGATATTTTTGAGGCATTAACCGCTGCGGATAGGCCTTATAAGAAAGCGAAGCCAATCAGTGTTGCTGTCGACATCATGTATAAAATGGCGTTGGACGAACATCTCGATATAGAACTGTTTAGATTGTTCTTAACCAGCGGTACTCACCTGCGTTATGCAGAAGAGTATTTGAAGTCGGAACAAATTGATTTCGTTGATATCAATAAATACCTAGAAGTTACCCGTCAGATAGCTTGA
- a CDS encoding GntR family transcriptional regulator: MNTAIKDLTLSANTKTRVSDKENTKSESLTEYLVEAIVNGELPLGSKISEPELAKRFEVSRGPLREAIMRVEGLGLIERIPHVGARVITFSADKLLELYAVREALEGMAARLAARHITQEELIGLEGLLSTHSKHIDEVEGSSYFHQHGDFDFHYRIIKASRNSKLISLLCDELYHLLRMYRYQSPRAQSRPKEALDEHKYILQAIRNRDEELAEMLMRRHISGSRLLIEQQIQSKDLD, from the coding sequence ATGAATACTGCGATAAAAGATCTCACCTTAAGTGCAAACACGAAAACACGAGTGAGCGATAAAGAAAATACCAAATCGGAAAGCCTGACTGAGTACCTCGTTGAGGCGATTGTTAACGGTGAATTACCACTAGGCAGTAAGATCTCGGAGCCTGAACTGGCTAAACGCTTTGAGGTAAGCCGAGGTCCACTACGTGAAGCGATAATGCGTGTGGAAGGGCTAGGCCTGATAGAACGCATTCCTCATGTCGGCGCTCGAGTTATTACTTTTTCGGCAGACAAACTGCTAGAGCTTTACGCGGTGCGAGAGGCATTGGAAGGCATGGCGGCTCGCTTAGCAGCGCGACATATCACACAAGAAGAGCTTATCGGGCTTGAAGGATTATTGTCGACACATTCGAAGCACATTGATGAAGTCGAAGGTTCTTCTTATTTTCATCAACATGGTGATTTTGATTTCCATTACCGCATTATCAAAGCGAGTCGTAACAGCAAACTCATTTCGCTGCTTTGTGATGAGCTTTACCACCTATTACGCATGTATCGTTATCAATCGCCTAGGGCTCAGTCTCGACCAAAAGAGGCACTCGATGAACACAAATACATCCTACAAGCGATTCGTAATCGCGATGAAGAGCTAGCAGAAATGCTAATGCGACGACACATCTCGGGTAGTCGATTGCTTATAGAGCAACAAATTCAATCCAAAGATCTTGATTAA
- the prpB gene encoding methylisocitrate lyase produces MKLSAGAKFRQAVQDNDPLQIVGTVNPYCAMMAKNLGHQAIYLSGGGIANASYGLPDLGITTLNDVLVDVERITNACDLPLLVDIDTGFGGAFNIARTIRAMEKAGAAAIHMEDQVAQKRCGHRPNKAIVSQQEMVDRVKAATDARTDDSFVIMARTDALAVEGIDSAIERAIACVEAGADMIFPEAMNQLDQYVKFSAALKSATGKHVPILANITEFGQTPLYNCHELAQSSVDMVLYPLSAFRAMNKAAENVYKHLLVEGNQEALLDSMQTRKELYEHLNYHDYENKLDQLFSSEG; encoded by the coding sequence ATGAAGTTATCAGCAGGAGCAAAGTTCCGACAAGCTGTGCAAGACAACGACCCATTGCAGATCGTCGGTACGGTGAATCCGTATTGCGCGATGATGGCAAAGAACTTAGGTCATCAAGCCATTTATTTGTCTGGTGGAGGCATCGCCAATGCGTCTTATGGTTTACCTGATTTAGGTATTACGACATTGAACGATGTATTGGTCGATGTTGAACGTATTACCAATGCGTGTGATTTGCCCTTGCTGGTGGATATCGACACGGGATTTGGTGGCGCATTCAATATCGCACGTACGATTCGTGCGATGGAGAAGGCAGGCGCAGCTGCAATTCACATGGAAGACCAAGTGGCCCAGAAGCGCTGTGGTCATCGACCAAATAAAGCGATTGTAAGCCAGCAAGAGATGGTCGATAGAGTCAAAGCGGCAACCGATGCTAGAACCGATGACAGCTTTGTGATTATGGCGCGTACGGATGCATTGGCGGTTGAAGGAATAGACAGTGCGATTGAACGAGCGATTGCGTGTGTTGAAGCGGGCGCTGACATGATTTTCCCTGAAGCGATGAATCAACTCGATCAATACGTGAAATTCTCGGCGGCGCTGAAATCAGCAACGGGTAAACACGTGCCTATCTTGGCCAACATTACTGAGTTCGGCCAAACACCACTCTACAACTGTCACGAGTTAGCCCAATCAAGTGTCGACATGGTGCTTTACCCATTGAGTGCGTTCCGTGCGATGAACAAAGCGGCGGAGAATGTTTACAAGCACTTGTTAGTTGAAGGCAATCAAGAAGCTCTATTGGATTCAATGCAAACCCGTAAAGAGCTATATGAACACCTGAATTACCACGACTACGAGAACAAGCTTGATCAGTTGTTTTCAAGCGAAGGGTAA
- the prpC gene encoding 2-methylcitrate synthase: MSVSLSDKAAVENASKIEQQSTKTTSAPAIGGAGLRGQSAGTTALCTVGKSGTGLTYRGYDITDLANHAQFEEVAHLLLRGHLPSEKELDDYKTLLIGLRGLPQPLKAALELIPADAHPMDVMRTGCSMLGNLEQESDFSEQLPATERMLALFPAIICYWYRFSHDGVRIDTEDQSEACLGGYFLKMLTDKAPSELHKKVMHCSLTLYAEHEFNASTFAARVCASTLSDIHSCVTAAIGTLRGPLHGGANEAAMEMIQDWQTADEAEANIMNMLANKDKIMGFGHAIYRESDPRNALIKRWSKELAQEVGDEQLYAVSERVEAVMKREKGLFCNADFFHASAYHFMDIPTKLFTPIFVMSRLTGWTAHVFEQRENNRIIRPSADYTGPEHQDWLPIHLR, translated from the coding sequence ATGTCTGTATCTTTGAGTGATAAAGCAGCTGTCGAAAATGCTTCAAAAATAGAACAACAAAGCACAAAAACAACAAGCGCACCTGCAATCGGTGGTGCTGGTCTACGTGGCCAGAGTGCGGGAACCACGGCGCTATGTACGGTAGGAAAATCAGGAACCGGCCTAACCTACCGTGGTTATGATATTACCGACCTTGCTAATCATGCTCAGTTCGAAGAAGTGGCGCATCTGTTATTAAGAGGTCATTTGCCCAGTGAAAAAGAGTTAGACGATTACAAAACGTTGTTGATTGGTTTACGCGGCTTGCCTCAACCTTTGAAAGCAGCACTAGAGCTTATCCCAGCAGACGCTCATCCAATGGATGTGATGAGAACGGGCTGTTCAATGCTAGGTAATCTAGAGCAAGAGTCTGATTTTTCTGAGCAACTGCCTGCGACTGAACGAATGCTCGCGCTTTTCCCTGCGATTATTTGTTATTGGTACCGCTTTAGCCATGATGGCGTGCGCATTGATACTGAAGATCAAAGTGAAGCATGTCTGGGGGGCTACTTCTTGAAAATGCTAACGGATAAAGCGCCTAGTGAACTTCATAAGAAGGTGATGCACTGCTCGCTAACTCTTTACGCGGAACATGAGTTTAATGCTTCAACCTTTGCTGCTCGTGTTTGTGCTTCAACCTTGTCGGATATCCACTCTTGTGTCACGGCTGCGATTGGTACGTTGCGAGGCCCTTTACATGGCGGTGCAAACGAAGCTGCGATGGAAATGATCCAAGATTGGCAAACCGCCGATGAAGCGGAAGCGAACATCATGAATATGCTCGCCAACAAAGACAAAATAATGGGCTTCGGTCATGCGATTTATCGTGAAAGCGACCCACGAAACGCTCTAATCAAGCGCTGGTCAAAAGAGCTAGCTCAAGAGGTGGGAGATGAACAGCTTTACGCCGTTTCAGAGCGTGTTGAAGCGGTAATGAAGCGCGAGAAAGGGCTGTTCTGTAATGCTGACTTCTTCCATGCATCGGCATATCACTTCATGGACATCCCAACCAAATTGTTTACGCCAATTTTTGTGATGAGCCGCCTTACAGGTTGGACGGCGCACGTGTTCGAACAAAGAGAAAACAATCGCATCATTCGTCCAAGTGCAGACTACACCGGGCCAGAGCATCAAGACTGGCTACCTATTCATCTACGTTAG
- the acnD gene encoding Fe/S-dependent 2-methylisocitrate dehydratase AcnD, whose product MSDEKLEQTQYLDKNQYRKLLPGTHLEYFDACEAVEAISPGSYKTLPYTSRVLAEQLVRRCDPETLEDSLKQIIERKSDLDFPWYPARVVCHDILGQTALVDLAGLRDAIADQGGDPAKVNPVVETQLIVDHSLAVEHAGFDNQAFDKNRAIEERRNEDRFHFIEWCKTAFKNVSVIPAGNGIMHQINLEKMSPVIQSKEGIAFPDTCVGTDSHTPHVDALGVIAIGVGGLEAETVMLGRPSMMRLPDIVGVKLTGQRQEGITATDIVLAITEFLRNERVVSSYLEFFGEGARALTIGDRATISNMTPEYGATAGMFYIDEQTIQYLKLTGRELEQVELVERYAKQTGLWADDLDSAQYDRVLAFDLSKVERNLAGPSNPHRRLPTRALAQKGISQASWKEQHAKQYSDDQMPDGAVIIAAITSCTNTSNPRNVVAAALVAKKANQLGLVRKPWVKTSFAPGSKVAKLYLESAGLLPELEQLGFGIVGYACTTCNGMSGALAPKIQQEIIDRDLYSTAVLSGNRNFDGRIHPYAKQAFLASPPLVVAYALAGTIRFDIEKDSLGTDNNGKPIYLSDLWPSDAEIDAVVGEHVKPQQFQQIYVKMFQPDEEQVTTEPLYDWRPQSTYIRRPPYWEGALAGERSLSGMRPLAILGDNITTDHLSPSNAILASSAAGEYLTKMEVPEEDFNSYATHRGDHLTAQRATFANPKLYNEMVKDAGEVVQGSLARVEPEGQVTRMWEAIETYMNRKQPLIVVAGADYGQGSSRDWAAKGVRLAGVEVILAEGFERIHRTNLVGMGVLPLQFKVGTNRNTLELDGTELYDVYGDIEAGSDLALVITRKNGEKLDVPVTCRLDTADEVNVYSASGVLQRFAKDFLAN is encoded by the coding sequence ATGTCTGATGAAAAACTTGAACAAACTCAGTACCTTGATAAAAATCAGTACCGAAAACTTTTACCCGGAACCCATTTAGAGTATTTCGATGCTTGCGAAGCGGTAGAAGCGATATCTCCGGGCAGCTATAAAACCTTGCCTTATACGTCGAGAGTATTGGCAGAGCAATTAGTAAGACGCTGTGATCCTGAAACCCTTGAAGACAGCTTAAAACAGATCATTGAACGCAAGAGCGACTTAGATTTTCCTTGGTATCCTGCGCGTGTCGTGTGTCACGACATTCTAGGTCAAACCGCTTTGGTTGATTTAGCAGGCTTGCGCGATGCAATTGCAGATCAAGGCGGCGACCCTGCCAAGGTAAACCCAGTGGTCGAAACTCAACTGATTGTTGACCACTCTTTAGCTGTGGAACATGCAGGTTTTGATAACCAAGCGTTTGATAAAAACCGCGCGATTGAAGAGCGTCGAAACGAAGACCGTTTCCACTTTATTGAGTGGTGTAAAACCGCGTTTAAAAACGTGAGCGTGATTCCTGCGGGTAATGGAATTATGCACCAGATTAACTTGGAGAAAATGTCTCCGGTTATTCAATCCAAAGAAGGCATCGCGTTCCCTGATACCTGTGTCGGAACCGATAGCCATACTCCTCATGTCGATGCTCTGGGCGTCATCGCCATTGGTGTCGGCGGCTTGGAAGCTGAGACAGTAATGCTCGGTCGTCCGTCGATGATGCGCTTGCCAGATATCGTGGGCGTTAAACTTACCGGTCAGCGACAAGAAGGGATAACCGCAACGGATATTGTGCTCGCAATTACTGAGTTTCTTCGTAATGAAAGGGTGGTCTCAAGCTATTTGGAATTCTTCGGTGAAGGGGCTCGTGCACTGACCATTGGTGACCGCGCAACCATCTCCAATATGACGCCAGAGTACGGCGCGACTGCGGGTATGTTCTATATCGATGAACAGACCATTCAATACCTGAAACTCACTGGTCGAGAGCTTGAGCAGGTTGAATTAGTCGAACGCTACGCCAAGCAAACCGGGCTATGGGCTGACGATCTAGATTCTGCTCAATATGATCGCGTACTTGCGTTTGACTTGTCGAAGGTTGAGCGCAATCTAGCAGGGCCATCTAACCCACATCGTCGTTTGCCAACCAGAGCGCTGGCTCAGAAAGGCATCAGTCAAGCATCTTGGAAAGAGCAGCATGCTAAGCAGTACAGCGATGATCAGATGCCCGATGGTGCCGTAATCATTGCGGCAATTACTTCTTGTACCAACACCAGCAACCCAAGAAACGTAGTCGCCGCTGCATTGGTCGCTAAGAAAGCTAATCAGCTTGGTTTGGTTCGTAAGCCTTGGGTGAAAACGTCATTTGCGCCGGGTTCAAAAGTTGCCAAGCTTTACCTCGAATCGGCAGGTTTGCTTCCCGAACTTGAACAATTAGGCTTCGGTATCGTGGGTTATGCGTGTACTACCTGTAACGGAATGAGTGGGGCGTTGGCTCCTAAAATCCAACAAGAGATCATCGACCGCGACCTGTATTCAACCGCTGTATTGTCGGGGAACCGAAACTTCGATGGTCGAATCCATCCATACGCAAAGCAAGCGTTTTTAGCGTCACCGCCATTGGTGGTTGCTTATGCCTTAGCGGGTACGATTCGCTTTGATATCGAAAAAGACAGTTTAGGTACGGACAACAATGGTAAGCCAATCTACTTAAGTGATTTATGGCCGAGTGATGCCGAGATCGATGCCGTTGTCGGTGAGCACGTTAAACCTCAGCAATTCCAACAAATCTACGTGAAAATGTTCCAGCCAGACGAGGAACAGGTGACTACTGAACCGCTTTATGACTGGCGACCTCAAAGTACCTATATTCGCAGGCCACCATATTGGGAAGGGGCTCTTGCGGGAGAACGAAGCCTATCTGGTATGAGGCCTTTGGCTATTCTGGGTGACAACATCACGACCGATCATTTGTCTCCTTCAAATGCGATTCTCGCTTCGAGCGCTGCGGGGGAATACCTCACCAAAATGGAAGTGCCGGAAGAGGACTTTAACTCTTACGCGACCCATCGAGGTGATCACTTAACCGCGCAACGAGCAACATTCGCCAACCCTAAGCTGTATAACGAAATGGTGAAGGACGCTGGAGAAGTCGTGCAAGGTTCACTAGCAAGAGTTGAACCCGAAGGTCAAGTTACGCGAATGTGGGAAGCCATAGAAACCTACATGAATCGTAAACAGCCTTTGATTGTCGTGGCGGGTGCGGATTATGGACAAGGTTCATCACGTGATTGGGCAGCCAAAGGTGTGCGCTTAGCGGGTGTTGAAGTAATTTTGGCAGAAGGGTTTGAACGAATTCACAGAACTAACTTAGTTGGCATGGGTGTATTACCTCTGCAGTTCAAAGTAGGAACGAATCGCAATACCTTAGAGTTGGATGGCACCGAGCTTTACGACGTGTACGGCGACATTGAAGCAGGTTCTGATTTGGCTCTAGTCATCACTCGTAAAAACGGTGAAAAGCTTGATGTTCCCGTGACCTGCCGACTAGACACGGCAGACGAAGTGAATGTGTACAGCGCTAGTGGTGTGTTGCAACGTTTCGCCAAAGACTTTCTTGCAAATTAG
- the prpF gene encoding 2-methylaconitate cis-trans isomerase PrpF produces the protein MNLKQIKVPATYMRGGTSKGVFFNLSDLPDAAQVAGEARDALLLRVIGSPDPYGKQTDGMGGATSSTSKTVIVSKSSRADHDVDYLFGQIAIDKPFVDWSGNCGNLSAAVGPFAIHSGLVDSNRIPENGVIEVRVWQVNIEKTIIVHVPIADGEVQELGDFELDGVTFSAAEIQVDFLDPADASGSMFPTGNVVDFLDVPDLGSIKATYINAGIPTIFVDAEAVGYQGTELQSDINSDSKALALFESIRAHGAVAMGIIDSLEQAESRQHTPKVAFVAKPQAYQASSGKSVAAKDTDLLVRALSMGQLHHAMMGTAAVAIASAASVPGTLVNLAAGEGSRDFVTFGHPSGTLKVGAKAIQTESGWKIERAIMSRSARVIMEGAICVPFPK, from the coding sequence ATGAACCTCAAACAGATTAAAGTACCTGCTACCTACATGCGGGGCGGAACAAGCAAAGGTGTCTTTTTCAACTTAAGTGACTTACCTGACGCTGCGCAAGTTGCCGGAGAAGCTCGAGACGCATTACTTCTGCGTGTGATTGGTAGTCCAGATCCTTATGGCAAACAAACCGATGGCATGGGTGGTGCAACATCCAGTACCAGTAAAACCGTTATTGTTTCGAAAAGCAGCAGAGCCGATCACGATGTTGATTACCTATTCGGCCAAATAGCAATTGACAAGCCGTTTGTCGATTGGAGCGGTAACTGCGGTAATCTGTCTGCTGCAGTGGGCCCATTTGCTATTCATAGTGGATTGGTCGATTCGAATCGTATTCCGGAAAACGGTGTGATCGAGGTGCGAGTATGGCAAGTGAACATAGAGAAAACCATTATTGTTCATGTGCCTATCGCTGATGGAGAAGTCCAAGAGTTGGGTGACTTTGAGCTCGACGGTGTGACTTTCTCTGCCGCGGAGATCCAAGTCGACTTTCTAGACCCCGCCGATGCGAGTGGTTCTATGTTCCCTACAGGGAATGTTGTCGATTTTTTAGATGTTCCAGATCTGGGTAGCATCAAAGCAACATACATTAATGCAGGGATACCCACCATTTTTGTTGATGCTGAAGCTGTGGGCTATCAAGGCACAGAGCTTCAATCAGATATTAACAGTGATTCAAAAGCCTTGGCTCTGTTTGAATCCATCCGAGCACATGGTGCGGTTGCGATGGGGATTATTGATTCCCTAGAACAAGCTGAATCACGCCAACACACACCGAAAGTCGCGTTTGTTGCTAAGCCTCAAGCGTATCAAGCCTCCAGTGGTAAATCGGTCGCAGCCAAAGACACCGACCTTCTGGTGCGTGCATTGTCTATGGGACAACTTCATCACGCCATGATGGGTACGGCTGCGGTTGCTATTGCTTCTGCGGCGAGTGTTCCGGGCACGTTAGTGAACTTGGCAGCCGGTGAGGGTTCTCGTGATTTTGTGACCTTTGGTCATCCATCAGGAACCTTAAAAGTGGGTGCTAAAGCTATTCAGACGGAAAGTGGGTGGAAAATAGAAAGGGCGATAATGAGTCGTAGTGCCCGAGTGATCATGGAAGGTGCCATCTGTGTGCCTTTTCCTAAGTAA